The genomic window TCGAGAGCTTCACCCGCACACCGACGCGGCTCGATGGCGACATGGTGGTTCGCGTCCCGGGAACGGTGCTCTGCCACTACGAGCTCGATCTCGGCAGTTCCGGCAACGTCACGCGGTCCATCGTCGACGTGAAACCGCTCAGCGCCCCGAACGTCGCGCCGCGGCACGTCACGCTCGACTACGTCGGCGACTCGATCCGCGTCGACATCGACTCGTCCGGCGTGCACTCGAGCTTCGTCCGCGCCGTCCCGCCGAACGCCTATCCGCAATTCATGACGGGATTCGGATCCTCGTACGGCCTCTACTCGTCGCTCGGCGTATACGAGGTGCTCCTGTCTCGGTTAGGCCCGAAGTTCGACTCGGTCACCATCCCATCCATCGACATGCAGTCCGGCCGCACGGTCAAGCGCGATTTCGTCCAGCGCTCGCCGACGAAAGTCGACGCCGACTATTTCCGCATCGCGTGGACGCATCTCACGCTCGGCGACTCCGGGCAGATCGTCAGCGCCGATGCGAACGAAACGACCGAAAAGACACAGACGCACCGCACCGCGTACCTGGATCCCAAGCACGTGGCCAAGCAGTTCGAGTCCGAGGATAAATCGGGGAAGGGCATCGGCGTCGCGTCGCCCAGTGTCACCGAGAAGGCGACGCTCGGCGGAAAGCTCGTCGTCGTGCTGTACAGCAGTCCGCGCAGACGCAATCGCACCATCCTCGGCAACGTCGTGCCCTACGGCCAGGTGTGGCGCACCGGCGCGAATCAGGCGACGGTGCTCGTCACCGACGATGCGTTCCAGTTAGGCGACGCGTCGATTCCCGGCGGCAGCTACAGCCTGTGGACGGTTCCGAAGAAGGACGGCAGCGTCGACTTGATCGTCAACGGCCAGTACGGTCAATGGGGCACGAACTACGATTCGACGCGGAACGTCGCGCGCGTGCCCATGAAGGTCGCCTCGGCATCGTCGCCCCAAGACAACTTCAGCATCACCATCGCCCCGACGAACGGCAACAGCGGCGAGATGAAGATTGCGTGGGACACGTTCATTTGGACGATCCCGATCACCATGAAATAGCGCGCACGCAAACGCGAGTGAGCGCCTCGTCGCTGCGGTCGCCGGCCGCTATCTCATCGAGCGTGAGCTCGATGCGGCCCGCATGGCCACGGGCGATCTGGCCGCCCTCACGGGTCGATGCCGCGAGGGACTGTTTCGATCAGCAGGCTCACCACGTTGCCAGTCGCAACACCTGGGTCAGGAGCGTGCGTCGCGACGGAGCGCCAAGCTTGAGCGCGAGCCGACGATCAACGCTGAATCGGCGATTCGACGGCGTGACGAGCACGAAAAGATTCGCGGCGAGCAGGACGATGTATACCCACGGACCCTCAGGCGTAGCGCCTTGCGCGATCAGCAGGTTCACCGCCTGAAGCACGCCGAGGAGAGCGCCGGCTCGCGTCAATGCGCCTAACACGAGCGACGTTCCGATCGCGACCTCCATGATCGCGACGAGCCAGCCAAATAGATGGAAGTGCGGGACAACCACGTGCTGCAGAAAGGCTCCATAGAGAGCGACCGTTGGATACCGGATGCTCTGCTGGAACGCGTACATGAGGCCGCGTGGGTCGTGCAGGCCGAAGTCAGGCGGGAGCTTCCAGTGCTGCTCGTACAGCCAGTACAAGCCTAACGCGATGCGCACGGCGGCGAACAGTGCGGCGTGCCGGACCGCGCGAGGGTGGTCGGTCCCCTGGGCGCTGTCGCGAGGCTGTTGGGCCATCATACGGTGCTCTGTTCCGCGAGTCCAACCGGTGACGCTACCGCTCGGGCTTGTACCACCGGTTCATTGCGTGCCCTGACACTCCGAGGCTGTGCAAGAGCGTCATGATCCAAACGGTGCCGATCGTCCTCACCCATCCATTCCGCCGGTGCCGCCGAGCAGACGTAACAACGGCTTCGTCGAGCAGCACGAGTCGACCGTGATGTCGAAGCCGGTCGAGAATCTCCTTGTCTTCCATCACGTTCCAATCCTTGAAGCCGCCCGCACGCGCAAACACCTCACGGCGTACGAACAGAGCTTGGTCGCCAAAAAACGTGTTGGAAAGCGAAGACCGAAAGTTCACGTGGCGTGCGACTAGCGCCGCCAGCCGTCCCGGATGATCGAAGCGCAAGCGAAAAGCGCCGCCAATCACGTGCACATCTTGCAGCGCATCCGCGATGGCCGCCGCTGCTCCAATCGGGACCATCGTGTCGGCGTGCAGGAAGAGGAGCACGTCGCCTGTGGCGATTGCGGCTGCATGATTGAGGGCGGCGCCGCGAGTCATGGACAGCGCGAGTACGGTGGCGTACGGTCGCGCGAGGTCCGCCGTATGGTCCGCGCTGCACCCGTCCGCCACGATCAGCTCGTGGGGAGTCAGTGCCTCGACGGCACGGCACAGTGTCTGCGCGATCACCGCTTCTTCATTGAGCGTTGGGACGATGACCGACAGCTTCACGGATGACTCGGGTAGCGTATTTGACGCCCGAGGTGCGAGGCTGAATATTCGGCCACCGATCGCATCCGATAGCGCAACGTCGTCCGCCGGCCAGGAAGTGCCTATGAATGTGGAGAGCGCGGCAAGTGCCGCAAGTGCCATCGCGCGAACGGTGTTGGCGCCGTCCGCAGCCGACAGCGACAAGCAGGGGCGGTTTTCGATCGAAGCCGTTGAGGAGCTCGGCCGTGCTGGATTGCTCGGCTTGATGCTGCCCGTCGATGTCGGCGGATCGTCGCTTGGCCCGCGTGCGTTCGCCGGCGTCGTCGCGGCGCTCGCGGAGGTGGACGCCTCGGTCGCAATGGTGTTTCTGATGCACACGCTTGCGTCGGTGACGATCGCTGCTGCGCCGCGGACCGCCGCGCTCGAAGAAGTGTTGCGGGCAATGGCCGGCGGCCGACACCTGTCGACGCTCGCCTTCAGCGAAACAGGTTCACGCAGCCACTTCTGGGCGCCGATCTCCCGAGCCGAGTCGCTCGACGGAGGCGGCGCCCGCCTGTCCGCGCGCAAGTCATTCGTGACCAGCGCCGGTCATGCCCAGAGCTACGTCACCTCGGCGCTGTCACACACGGGCTCCGGCCTAACCGATTCGACGCTCTACCTGGTGCTGGCGGGATCCGAAGGGGTGACCGTGGCGGGCGCGTGGGACGGTCTGGGCTTGCGCGCCAACGCGTCCTCGCCGATGGTCCTCGAGCGCTGCGTCGTGCCGGCCGACAGACGCCTAACGGCAGAGGGCGGCGGCTTTCAGACGATGCTCGACGTCGTCCTGCCGCTGTTCAACCTGGGACAGGCCGCCGTCTCGCTCGGGTTGTGCCGCGCCGCCGTGGCGGCTACGATTGCGCACCTCAAGAGCGCGAGATTCGAGCACCTTGGTTCGACGTCGCTCGGCGAAGCGCTTCCGACTCTGCGCGCGCAGCTCGCCACGATGCAGATCGAAACCGACGGACTCCTGGCTCGGCTCGACGACGCGATCGGCCACCTGGAGCAGCCGGGAGAATTGACGATGCTGCGGGTACTCGAGGTGAAAGCCGCAGCGGGCGAGACCGCGATCGCGGTGACATCGCTCGCGATGCGTGCGTGCGGCGGCGCGGCGTTCTCGCGTCACACCGGCATCGAGCGGTTTTTCCGCGACGCCCATGCGGGCGCCGTGATGGCGCCGACGAACGACGTCCTGCGCGAATTCATCGGCAGGGCGCTGTTAGGCTTGCCATTGTTCTAGCCGGGCATCGCAGGGCGACACGCTCTGCGCAACGTTGGAAAGGAGCTGCGCGTGACCCTTCGAACCATCTGGCTGGGCGCAGTGGCGTACGATCCCAAGGTCGTTCCCATCTGGGAAGGCATGCGCCGGTATTTTCGCGACGAAGCGCGGCTCGATGTCGAAGTCGTACTCTTTCAGACCTACGAGGCGCAGGTCCGGGCGCTGCTCGCCCAACGCGCCGACGCCGGCCCGCGGATCGACATCGCCTGGAACACGAATCTGGCGTACCTCCAGGCGCGCGAGTGGAGCGCACATGCGTGCCGGCCTCTCGCCATGCGCAACACCGATCTCGGCTGGGCCACACTGATCATCGCGCCGGCGGGCGGCGCCGTGGCATCGGTCGCCGACCTCCGCGGGCGCACGCTCGCGTTAGGCAGCCGCGACAGCGGCCACGCCGCGATCCTGCCGGTCCACTTTCTCGCCGAGCAGCACCTCGAGGAGGGACGCGACTACCGAACCCTGCGCCTCAATACCGACCTCGGCAAGCACGGCGATACGGGGACCAGCGAAGTCGATGTGCTCCGAGCCGTCCTCGACGGACGCGCCGATGCTGGTGCGGTCGGCAGTCCATTCTGGGCTGCCGCTCAGGACCAGCGGATCGCCCCGGTTGGCGCGCTTGGAGTCGTGTGGTCTTCGCCGCCGTATTCGCATTGCATGTTCACCGCTCGCGCCGGGCTCGAGCCCGAGCTTGGGCGAGGGTTCACCGAAGCGCTGCTGAAAATGAACATCGATAATCCGTTGCACAGGCCAACGCTGGAGGCCGAGGGGTTGCAACGCTGGATTGCCGCTGATGTGGACGGGTACGCCGCACTCGAGGAGGCGTGCCGAGCGCAAGGCTTCTTCATTCAACCGGCCGTTCAGTCGGCCTAAGCGCAGTGGAACACGGTGGCGAGGCGATCACGATGCGCGCCTTCACGGGCCGCGTGCTCGCGAACGGCGTCGAAGGCGCTGGCCAGCGGAAGGATGTCGCGCGTGACGAGCAGATCGTCGTCGTCGGCTCCGACTGGATGCCAATAGACGCCCTCGGCGGTGATCGTGATCTCCGGTACCAGGTCGGCGCGTGACAACGCGAGGCCGCTCGCCGCGGCACCTCTCAGCGCGACCCGCCGGATCACGCGATCCTCCGCAGCGATCTGTCGAGCATCGAGAAAGGTCGTGAAACGCGCTTCGTCCTCGTCGGTCGCCACGGTTGCCGCCAGACGGACGCGAAATCCCTGGGCGCGCGCCACCTCTATGCCGTCGACCGCGCGCTGCCAAGCACCGTTGCCGCGATGCGCGTCGTGCAGAACGGGATCGGGACTGTCGAGGCTGATCTGCAGCGTCACGCGCTCCCGCGGAAGGCGGTTGAGAGCGGCCAGTCGCGCCCCTCGAAATAGCATGGCGTTGGTAAGCAGTGTGACCGGCGCTGCTTCGGCCAGCGCTATGACAACGTCGTCGATATCGTCCAGCAGAAACGGCTCACCGCCGGTCACGAAGAGCTCGCGCACGCCGAGTGGCGGCGCTTCGCGCGCGATACGACGAACGCGATCGAGGCCGAGCTCGCGCCGCCGCGCCGTGGGCGACGAACGCACGCAGCAGTAGTCGCAATGGAGGTTGCAGTGAAAGTTGACGTAGAGCCACAAGCGTTCGCCGAGTGGTCGCGCGTCGCCACCGTCGGCGGTCGCGGCGCCGTGACGAATGACCCACCGCGTGCCGTCGGCATTGGTGGTTCGTGAGACGATCGAGTGTCCCGTTAGGCGAGACCAGGCGTCGAGATCGGAATCGACGGCGGCGGCGTCGCGGCCGGTGAGCGCAATGAGATCGCCGGCCGCAGTTCGTCTGAGCGCCGAGAGCAGATCCAGCAGCAAACCGGACCGAAACGTGCGATCGGCGACATCCAGTTCGACGCGTGCGGTAAGTTCGGTGTTGGGCATGGCAGCGTAATGTGCGTGTACGATGATAGTTCCGATGACCACTGTAGCGGTCTTCCGCGGCACGGGAAATCGAGTGACTACACTCGCCGATCACGACCGAGTGCTGGCGATCATGGCCAAGGCGCCGCGCGCCGGTTACGTCAAGACACGGCTTGGCTCGGTGTACCGTTCCGCGCACGTCGTCGAATTGTATCGGGCGTTCATCGAGGATACGATCGCTCTCGCTCGCACGGTCGGCGCCAGCACTGTGGTCGTTTGTCCAATCGGCGATGCCGAAGAGATCATTGCTTGGCTGCCGCCCGACGTGCGCGTAGCGCCGCAGCGCGGGCGGGGACTCGCCGACGGCTTGACGTCAGCCTTCGAGCTCCTCTGCCAGCCGCGGCGCCGTGTCATCGCCCTCAATGGCGACAGTCCGCATCTCCCGCCCAACGTACTGGAGGCGGCCTTCGCAGCGCTCGCCACGCATGACTTGGTATTTGGACCGTGCGACGACGGAGGCTATTACCTGGTAGGTGCCACCCGGACTCATGCCGGGCTGTTCGATCCGGAGGCGATGGGCACCGCATCGGCCCTCGACGTTCTCATCGCGCGAGCAGGACGACTCGGTCTGTCGTCAACCGTCACCGCGGAGCACTATGACGTGGATGTTCCTGCAGATCTCGCCCGTCTCGGCCGAGAGCTATTGGCGCGTCCGGAGCGCGCGCCGCGCACCGCCGCGCTGCTCGCGGAGTGGTCAACGGGCGAGCATCATAGGTATTAACCAGAGGGACAACGCACGCTCATGGCCCAGCGGGCGAGAGCGGATCTCGATCCCGCTCCGAACCAGAAGGGAGAGAAAGAGGAAGTCGAAGAAATGCGTTAGGCGGACGCCGATTGAAAACTCGAGGCTCACGGGCGTCTCCCGTCTCCGCGCAGCGCAGCGACCGCGGCTCTGCATCTCACTCGATGCAGAGCCGCTCCCGCGCGCGTCCTGAATTCAATGGCTGACTTAATCCTACTCGCGCGCACACGCCCGAGCGCCTACCGGTGATCGTGGTCGGAGTGGTCGGTGTGGTGCTGTCCATCCGACGGTGGCAAGGTCTGGGAATGAGCAGCTTTCCCCCGCGCATAGCGGTTCTCGAGATCCTGGCTCTCGAATGACTGCCGCTCGGCTCGTTGATCCGACGACTCACCAGAGCGTGGATACTCGTTCTCTTGGTTGTGCCGCGTGACCATATCCGCGCGCTCGTGGTTGTACGCCCGGTCGAGCGGTCCCGAGTCCCACTGCACGTTCACGCCGGAGTAGCCCGGATCGGGTTGGTTCCTTGCCCCTCTTCCGGAGGCGCACGCGGCGAGCATGACGAACGTGAACACGGTGACGATCTGTACAGGGCGGCTGACGCGCATTGGACCCTCCCGGGCCGGGAGTGAGGTGCCATGCGCTACGCGGTGTGTCCGTGATAGGGCCAGCACCAGCACCACGCCTTCAATGTATTGTACACAATCAAATAAGTCAATGCATAATTGTGTATCATTCCATACTGTGTTACCGATGTCGGCGGTTGTCGCGTCCGGGCGACTGACCGCAGGCTACGCCTTGGGTGACAACGCGTGCTCGGAATGCTGGGCCAGGGACGTGGTTAGTTTCGCCAGGAGCGTTTGCAGCCGCCGCCCATCGGCGGCCGAAATGCCCATCAACGACGCCATCTCCCTCGGGGCCTTCTCCGCAGTGCGTGCCAGCGCGCGCCCTCGCGTGGTGGGCGTGATTTCCACGGTGCGCTCGTCGTCGCGGCGCCGCTGGCGGGTAACCAGGCCCGACGCTTCAAGGCGCTTGAGCAGCGGCGACAGCGTACCCGAGTCCAGGTCGAGGCTGTCTCCCAGCGCCTTCACCGTTCGCGGTGCAGACTCCCAGAGCGCCACCATTACCAGGTATTGCGGGTACGTCAGCCCGACCTTGTCGAGGAAGGGCCGATAGGCGCGGGCGATCGCGCGCGCCGCGGCATAGATATCGAAGCAGAGCTCATCACTCCACGTGGCCACACCGGGCCCATGCAATTGGCTCACAGATCCTCGTTCGCGATGGGGTGCTTCCGCGTCCGCAGGCCCGCGCTCTCGTACTGCGCCCGGCGATTTCCCGCCGATGGACCACATGACACAATTTAATTACGTCATGTTATTTAAACAATGCGTGATGTTGTGCACCGTAGAATTGTGCACACTCGACGGGGAGCTCGGGCGATTCCGGGATCTGCCACGGCCATCCGGGTCGCGTGCGGCGAGTGCACGGTCGCTCAACCGTCGCGGGCCGCCCCGACGTCATCCGGCGCCGGATAGCAAAGCGTCCCGTCGTCGAGAGCGCGGACGCCCGGCGTGAGCGTGGCCGGCACGACCGGGCTGCGCGCCATGATGTGGGCGACGCGGGTGCCGCCGGCCAACACGAGTCGGTGATGATCCGGCGATGACAGCGCCACCAGACCGCCAGATGCCGGTAGCCGATCCCCGCCGCAGCGAGTGCGTCCGGCAGCGTGTTTCTGTTGACGACACGCATCACACAGAGTCACCGAGCACCAGGTCGTCGAGCGTCGCCTGAAACTGCGTTAGGATGCGGGGGCCGGATGCCTCGAGCAGCACGACGTCGCAGTGCCGGATGCCGAGCACGCCGGGCACGTAGATCGCCGGCTCGATGTTGAACACCATGCCGCTCGTTAGGACGTCGTGCGACGCCGGGTGCAGTCGCGGCATGGCGTCGTGGTCGATCGCGGCGAAGCCCACGCCGTGTCCCGTCGAGTGCGTGAACTTCGTTCCGAAACCCCGCCGCTCCAGCACCCGCCGCGCCGCCCGATCGACGGTCGCGGCCTGCGCTCCGGGACGTAATGCGGCGAGCGCGGCCTGACGCGCCTCGAATATCGCGTCGAACATTGCGCGCACACGCGGCGCCGGCGGTCCCACCGAATACGTCCGCGTGATGTCGGTCCAGAACCCACCGAGGTAGGAGTTGCAGTGCACGAGCACGACGTCGCCCGGCGCGATGGTCACATCGCCCCGCGACCGGGCATAGGCGCCCGCCGCTAACGCGGCGTGCGCGCCGGCCATGCAGTACACGAATCCATCGCCGCGGGCGCAGCTCGGCGCGCGTGTAGAAAGCGCTCCTCGCAGCGACGCCGCACTGGCGGTCTCGGTGCGCCCCACGCGAACGTGCCGTCGCACACCGCGAAACATCGTTCGGGCGATCCCGCATGCCCGCGACACCGCCTGTCCTTCGCGCGGCGTTAGTACCGCGCGCAATTCGGCGAGCATGACGTCGGCCGCGACCCAGGTCGCGCGCGGCGCCACATCCATGAGCAGGGCGCCGAAGCTTGCCCCGTAGAGATGGATGGCGGCGTACGACGACTCCTGCACGGCTTCGCCTGCTTCGAACCCCACGCGAGCACTGCCTAACCGCAGTGTCCGGCACAGCTTCGCGAGGGGAGCGCGCACCGCGTCGCCCGCGCGCTGGATCGCGCGAAGCGATCCGGGCGTGAAGGTCAGCAGCGCATCCGCCCAACCCTGTTCCGCCAACAGCGCCTCGTCGACCGGCACCGCCAGCGCGATGCGGCCGTCGCGGGTGGCGATCGCGACGCTCGTGCCCACGACCGGCCAATAACCGGAGAGGAGCAGCACGTTCTTGGGGAGCGCGCATACCACCGCGTCAAGGCCGCCCTGCTGTAGCGCCTGCCTAACGCGGTCGATTCGCTCTCGGTCGGGCTCAGTGTGACGTCTGGGACGCGTCTCGTCAGTCGCGAGCCGCAACTGCGCCGCGCCTGCCGATTCGGCCGTGCTTTTCTCGGAACGATTCATGCCGAGCAATCGCACCGGTCGCGCGCCGCGTCAAGCATCGTCTCGGCGCTCTCGCTTCGGACGTTGCTTCGACAGGAGAGGCCGAGCATGACAAGCACGACAGCTGATCTGCTGGTCGAACGGCTCATCGATTGGGGGATCGACACGATCTTTGGATTCCCCGGCGATGGGATCAACGGCATCTTCGAATCGCTGCGAACGCGCCAGAGCCGGATCAGGTTCATACAGGTTCGCCACGAAGAGGCCGCCGCGTTTGCCGCGTGCGGCTACGCCAAATACACGGGTCGTCTTGGCGTGTGCCTGGCCACGTCCGGGCCGGGCGGCATCCACCTGCTGAACGGACTCTACGACGCCAAGTGCGATGGACAGCCGGTGCTGGCGATCACGGGACACACGTTCCACGACCTCATCGGCACGCATTATCAGCAGGACGTCGATCTCGACAAGTTGTTCATGGATGTGGCTGCCTACAATCAGCGCATCATGGGGCCGGCGCACGTTCATAACGTGGTGGACGAGGCGATCAAGACCGCGCTCGCCCGCCGCACGGTTGCGCACATCACGATTCCCAAAGACATCCAGGAATGGCCCGCGTCCGAGAACCATCGGTCGGGCGCGAACATTTCCGAACACAGCGCCGATCTCTTCGCGGGCGCCCACTCGGTGCCGCCCGAGGCGCTCCTGCAAAAAGCGGCCGACCTCATCAACGCCGGGTCCAAGGTCGCGATCCTCGCCGGCCGCGGTTGCCTCGGCTGTCGGGCCGAAGTCCTGGCGCTCGCAGAGGCGGTAGGCGGGCCGATCATCAAGCCGCTGCTCGGTAAGGCGACGGTGCCCGACGACAGTCCCTACACGACAGGCGGCATCGGCTTGTTGGGCACCGCGCCATCACAGGATGCGCTCGACGAGTGTGACACGTTAGTCATCGCCGGCAGCGGGTTC from Gemmatimonadaceae bacterium includes these protein-coding regions:
- a CDS encoding DUF2911 domain-containing protein, giving the protein MRPFLVSVPLFVALAVRPTPPANEHASFVTTLGRDTVVVESFTRTPTRLDGDMVVRVPGTVLCHYELDLGSSGNVTRSIVDVKPLSAPNVAPRHVTLDYVGDSIRVDIDSSGVHSSFVRAVPPNAYPQFMTGFGSSYGLYSSLGVYEVLLSRLGPKFDSVTIPSIDMQSGRTVKRDFVQRSPTKVDADYFRIAWTHLTLGDSGQIVSADANETTEKTQTHRTAYLDPKHVAKQFESEDKSGKGIGVASPSVTEKATLGGKLVVVLYSSPRRRNRTILGNVVPYGQVWRTGANQATVLVTDDAFQLGDASIPGGSYSLWTVPKKDGSVDLIVNGQYGQWGTNYDSTRNVARVPMKVASASSPQDNFSITIAPTNGNSGEMKIAWDTFIWTIPITMK
- a CDS encoding TQO small subunit DoxD, which gives rise to MMAQQPRDSAQGTDHPRAVRHAALFAAVRIALGLYWLYEQHWKLPPDFGLHDPRGLMYAFQQSIRYPTVALYGAFLQHVVVPHFHLFGWLVAIMEVAIGTSLVLGALTRAGALLGVLQAVNLLIAQGATPEGPWVYIVLLAANLFVLVTPSNRRFSVDRRLALKLGAPSRRTLLTQVLRLATW
- a CDS encoding TIGR04283 family arsenosugar biosynthesis glycosyltransferase; this translates as MKLSVIVPTLNEEAVIAQTLCRAVEALTPHELIVADGCSADHTADLARPYATVLALSMTRGAALNHAAAIATGDVLLFLHADTMVPIGAAAAIADALQDVHVIGGAFRLRFDHPGRLAALVARHVNFRSSLSNTFFGDQALFVRREVFARAGGFKDWNVMEDKEILDRLRHHGRLVLLDEAVVTSARRHRRNGWVRTIGTVWIMTLLHSLGVSGHAMNRWYKPER
- a CDS encoding acyl-CoA dehydrogenase family protein, whose amino-acid sequence is MNVESAASAASAIARTVLAPSAADSDKQGRFSIEAVEELGRAGLLGLMLPVDVGGSSLGPRAFAGVVAALAEVDASVAMVFLMHTLASVTIAAAPRTAALEEVLRAMAGGRHLSTLAFSETGSRSHFWAPISRAESLDGGGARLSARKSFVTSAGHAQSYVTSALSHTGSGLTDSTLYLVLAGSEGVTVAGAWDGLGLRANASSPMVLERCVVPADRRLTAEGGGFQTMLDVVLPLFNLGQAAVSLGLCRAAVAATIAHLKSARFEHLGSTSLGEALPTLRAQLATMQIETDGLLARLDDAIGHLEQPGELTMLRVLEVKAAAGETAIAVTSLAMRACGGAAFSRHTGIERFFRDAHAGAVMAPTNDVLREFIGRALLGLPLF
- a CDS encoding PhnD/SsuA/transferrin family substrate-binding protein, with amino-acid sequence MTLRTIWLGAVAYDPKVVPIWEGMRRYFRDEARLDVEVVLFQTYEAQVRALLAQRADAGPRIDIAWNTNLAYLQAREWSAHACRPLAMRNTDLGWATLIIAPAGGAVASVADLRGRTLALGSRDSGHAAILPVHFLAEQHLEEGRDYRTLRLNTDLGKHGDTGTSEVDVLRAVLDGRADAGAVGSPFWAAAQDQRIAPVGALGVVWSSPPYSHCMFTARAGLEPELGRGFTEALLKMNIDNPLHRPTLEAEGLQRWIAADVDGYAALEEACRAQGFFIQPAVQSA
- a CDS encoding radical SAM protein → MPNTELTARVELDVADRTFRSGLLLDLLSALRRTAAGDLIALTGRDAAAVDSDLDAWSRLTGHSIVSRTTNADGTRWVIRHGAATADGGDARPLGERLWLYVNFHCNLHCDYCCVRSSPTARRRELGLDRVRRIAREAPPLGVRELFVTGGEPFLLDDIDDVVIALAEAAPVTLLTNAMLFRGARLAALNRLPRERVTLQISLDSPDPVLHDAHRGNGAWQRAVDGIEVARAQGFRVRLAATVATDEDEARFTTFLDARQIAAEDRVIRRVALRGAAASGLALSRADLVPEITITAEGVYWHPVGADDDDLLVTRDILPLASAFDAVREHAAREGAHRDRLATVFHCA
- a CDS encoding TIGR04282 family arsenosugar biosynthesis glycosyltransferase, with amino-acid sequence MTTLADHDRVLAIMAKAPRAGYVKTRLGSVYRSAHVVELYRAFIEDTIALARTVGASTVVVCPIGDAEEIIAWLPPDVRVAPQRGRGLADGLTSAFELLCQPRRRVIALNGDSPHLPPNVLEAAFAALATHDLVFGPCDDGGYYLVGATRTHAGLFDPEAMGTASALDVLIARAGRLGLSSTVTAEHYDVDVPADLARLGRELLARPERAPRTAALLAEWSTGEHHRY
- a CDS encoding MarR family transcriptional regulator; this translates as MSQLHGPGVATWSDELCFDIYAAARAIARAYRPFLDKVGLTYPQYLVMVALWESAPRTVKALGDSLDLDSGTLSPLLKRLEASGLVTRQRRRDDERTVEITPTTRGRALARTAEKAPREMASLMGISAADGRRLQTLLAKLTTSLAQHSEHALSPKA
- a CDS encoding Xaa-Pro peptidase family protein, with translation MNRSEKSTAESAGAAQLRLATDETRPRRHTEPDRERIDRVRQALQQGGLDAVVCALPKNVLLLSGYWPVVGTSVAIATRDGRIALAVPVDEALLAEQGWADALLTFTPGSLRAIQRAGDAVRAPLAKLCRTLRLGSARVGFEAGEAVQESSYAAIHLYGASFGALLMDVAPRATWVAADVMLAELRAVLTPREGQAVSRACGIARTMFRGVRRHVRVGRTETASAASLRGALSTRAPSCARGDGFVYCMAGAHAALAAGAYARSRGDVTIAPGDVVLVHCNSYLGGFWTDITRTYSVGPPAPRVRAMFDAIFEARQAALAALRPGAQAATVDRAARRVLERRGFGTKFTHSTGHGVGFAAIDHDAMPRLHPASHDVLTSGMVFNIEPAIYVPGVLGIRHCDVVLLEASGPRILTQFQATLDDLVLGDSV